The following are from one region of the Stanieria sp. NIES-3757 genome:
- a CDS encoding HTH transcriptional regulator, with protein MTLTFNKTAYSNLLSQYTPQVIETQEEYDRALAIAEKLTFAKNRTPEEKALHKLVVTLIEAYEAENYPMEESTPYEILQHLEDV; from the coding sequence ATGACCCTTACTTTTAATAAGACTGCTTACTCTAATTTATTAAGTCAGTATACTCCCCAAGTAATTGAAACACAAGAAGAATACGATCGCGCTTTAGCTATAGCAGAGAAGTTAACCTTTGCGAAAAATCGTACTCCAGAAGAAAAAGCCTTACATAAATTAGTTGTAACTTTAATTGAAGCTTATGAAGCAGAAAATTATCCTATGGAAGAATCTACACCTTATGAGATTTTGCAACATTTAGAGGATGTCTGA
- a CDS encoding beta-ketoacyl synthase, with product MRFGFITAFFSEELKSGVFSGKVTKQIETEVIQLNPIEFTTEEYLAEIAQLYISGKTLDWFSFYRNSGYSKVALPTYPFQRQTYWYQ from the coding sequence ATGCGATTTGGCTTTATAACAGCTTTCTTCAGCGAAGAATTAAAATCGGGAGTATTTTCAGGAAAAGTTACTAAACAAATCGAAACTGAAGTTATTCAACTTAATCCGATTGAATTTACTACTGAGGAATATCTTGCAGAAATAGCTCAACTGTATATATCGGGCAAAACTCTCGATTGGTTCAGTTTTTATCGAAATTCTGGCTATAGCAAAGTCGCGCTACCAACTTATCCTTTCCAGCGACAAACCTATTGGTATCAATAG
- a CDS encoding hypothetical protein (conserved hypothetical protein), whose translation MGKVCLLWCFPVPITPYLKKYCSIAIAVVLLTIYVPSVSAKLFDGPVDRLPTLERAALRDGKVTLAGREGNYTARVLIKAPAAKVWEVLTDYNNFEQFLPNVASSELIQANGNQKVFEQINSVQVLVINKKTRIRIAVTESYPQQINFQIVNGDLKSLNGKWTIQPVSPYPSAPADQVLITHQVSVQPLAGGSIFYGIYEDTLQKTLAAIKQETELRFLQAKS comes from the coding sequence ATGGGCAAAGTTTGTTTATTATGGTGTTTTCCAGTGCCAATTACTCCTTACCTGAAAAAATATTGCTCAATCGCAATAGCTGTTGTACTGCTGACGATTTATGTTCCCTCGGTTTCAGCTAAACTATTTGATGGCCCAGTTGATCGACTTCCTACATTAGAAAGAGCAGCTTTAAGAGATGGTAAAGTAACTTTAGCTGGTAGAGAAGGCAACTATACAGCTAGAGTGTTAATCAAGGCACCCGCAGCCAAAGTCTGGGAAGTTTTGACAGATTACAATAATTTTGAGCAATTTTTGCCTAATGTCGCTAGTAGCGAATTAATTCAAGCTAATGGCAATCAAAAAGTGTTTGAACAAATTAATTCCGTTCAAGTGTTAGTAATTAACAAAAAAACTCGCATCCGCATTGCTGTAACTGAAAGCTATCCTCAGCAAATTAATTTTCAAATAGTTAATGGCGATCTCAAATCCCTCAATGGCAAGTGGACAATTCAACCAGTCTCTCCCTACCCTAGCGCGCCTGCCGATCAAGTTTTAATTACCCATCAAGTCTCCGTTCAACCTCTTGCTGGCGGTAGTATATTTTATGGCATTTACGAAGATACCTTGCAAAAAACTTTAGCAGCAATTAAACAAGAAACAGAATTGCGTTTTCTTCAAGCCAAATCTTAG
- the dcd gene encoding deoxycytidine triphosphate deaminase produces MIKNDTWITEMANKGMISPFEPKLIRKIKDIPVISYGLGSFGYDIRLSPSEFRIFRHIPGTVVDPKNFNPDNLEPTPLHQDENGSYFILPAHSYGLGVALEKLALPDNITVLCIGKSTYARVGLIANLTPAEAGWRGHLTLEFSNSSSADCRIYASEGVVQLLFLEGDRCDVSYDTRQGKYQDQPQQVVFSKV; encoded by the coding sequence GTGATTAAAAACGATACCTGGATTACTGAAATGGCAAACAAAGGGATGATTAGTCCTTTTGAACCGAAATTAATTCGCAAAATTAAAGATATACCAGTAATTTCCTATGGTTTAGGCAGTTTTGGTTATGATATTCGCCTCTCTCCTTCAGAATTTCGGATTTTCCGTCATATTCCAGGTACAGTCGTCGATCCAAAAAACTTTAATCCCGATAACTTAGAACCTACACCTTTACATCAAGATGAAAATGGTAGCTATTTTATTTTGCCTGCTCATTCCTACGGCTTGGGAGTAGCTTTAGAAAAACTTGCTTTGCCTGATAATATTACTGTATTGTGCATAGGAAAAAGTACTTATGCTCGTGTGGGATTAATTGCCAATCTCACTCCTGCTGAAGCTGGTTGGCGAGGACATCTAACTTTAGAATTTTCTAATTCTTCTAGTGCTGATTGTCGTATTTATGCCTCAGAAGGAGTAGTACAATTATTATTTCTCGAAGGCGATCGCTGTGATGTGAGCTATGATACTCGTCAAGGTAAATATCAAGACCAACCACAACAAGTAGTTTTTTCCAAAGTCTAG
- a CDS encoding glycosyl transferase, group 1 codes for MRKLYFLVPGTTKKFGGGGLWAELKILQLAQQICSAEIVTYRQREESSLFLADLLKNENLNDCIFVVSWGFDVPKLIKKLKLLPIIYHAHSAGYGFDLPTNIPILAVSRNTMGYWGQKSPNSLIYYLPNQIDPAFTNLNQPRDIDVLVQTRKSSQYLLAQLVPALQKKFQVKVVDGYVEDLVGLFNRTKIYLYDSAEYWAVNGVTEGFGLPPLEALACGCQVFSSVNSALADYLDPSFNCYKIAGYALEFDLNRIISVLNSSDNFQLPELFFEQYQAENILKRLEIILTEVNLFFDHYQSYQTKIAGLDFWRAKQLWSQKILQKVGKKIGL; via the coding sequence ATGAGAAAATTATACTTTCTTGTCCCAGGCACAACTAAAAAATTCGGTGGTGGTGGACTATGGGCAGAGTTAAAAATTTTGCAACTAGCTCAACAAATTTGCTCGGCGGAAATCGTTACTTATCGTCAACGAGAAGAATCATCTTTATTTCTAGCAGATTTACTAAAAAATGAGAATTTAAATGATTGTATTTTTGTTGTTAGTTGGGGTTTTGATGTACCAAAATTAATTAAAAAACTGAAACTATTACCTATTATTTATCATGCTCATAGTGCAGGTTATGGTTTTGATTTACCTACAAATATTCCCATTCTTGCTGTCAGCCGTAACACAATGGGTTATTGGGGGCAAAAATCGCCTAATTCTTTAATTTATTATTTACCTAATCAAATCGATCCAGCTTTTACTAATTTAAATCAGCCTAGAGATATTGATGTTTTGGTGCAAACCCGCAAGTCGTCTCAATATTTACTTGCACAATTAGTTCCTGCTTTACAAAAAAAATTTCAGGTTAAAGTTGTAGATGGTTATGTTGAAGATTTAGTCGGATTATTTAATCGCACAAAAATTTATCTTTATGATTCGGCTGAATACTGGGCGGTAAATGGTGTAACGGAAGGTTTTGGCTTACCACCTTTGGAAGCTTTGGCTTGTGGATGTCAGGTTTTTTCTAGTGTTAATAGTGCGTTAGCCGATTATCTCGATCCGAGTTTTAATTGTTATAAAATTGCTGGTTATGCTTTAGAGTTTGATCTTAATCGAATTATATCAGTCTTAAATTCTTCTGATAATTTTCAGTTGCCAGAATTATTTTTTGAACAATACCAAGCAGAAAATATCTTGAAGAGGCTAGAGATTATTTTAACAGAAGTCAATTTATTTTTTGATCATTATCAAAGCTATCAAACTAAAATTGCAGGATTAGATTTTTGGCGAGCTAAACAACTATGGAGCCAAAAAATATTACAAAAAGTCGGTAAAAAAATAGGTTTATAA
- a CDS encoding Transposase IS200-like protein: protein MALWRLYYHLIWGTKNRQPLINGQREARLYPYIISKADSLNSIIHAINGTENHIHVIVSIPPKLAIADFVKRIKGSSSHYLNQNFPLSPQFVWQEGYGVFSLGGKQLDTAIAYVQNQKIHHQQNTVISLLEQIDHNDDPPKPYCSLSKPSPSH, encoded by the coding sequence ATGGCTTTGTGGCGTTTGTACTATCATCTAATTTGGGGAACAAAAAACAGACAACCATTAATTAATGGTCAACGCGAAGCTAGGCTTTACCCTTATATTATTAGCAAAGCTGATTCTTTAAATTCTATTATTCATGCTATCAACGGTACAGAGAACCATATTCATGTCATTGTTTCTATTCCACCTAAATTAGCGATCGCAGATTTTGTTAAGCGGATCAAAGGTAGTAGTTCTCATTACTTGAATCAAAATTTTCCCTTGTCTCCTCAATTTGTCTGGCAAGAAGGTTACGGCGTGTTTTCTTTGGGTGGAAAACAATTAGATACAGCGATCGCATACGTTCAAAATCAAAAAATTCATCATCAACAAAATACTGTGATCTCATTATTAGAACAAATCGACCATAATGATGATCCGCCTAAACCCTATTGCTCTCTATCTAAACCATCGCCGTCACATTAA
- a CDS encoding L-aspartate oxidase: MKDFFFDVVVIGSGAAGLYAALCLPEQYRVALVTKDELKTGASDWAQGGIAAAINPDDSPLLHLEDTLKAGAGLCDRTAVQFLVENAASSIQSLVAMGVTFDRHNERLAMTLEAAHSRPRVLHAADTTGRAIVSTLTQQVLQRPNIEVFSQAFALSLWLNPNTGNCQGISLLHQGEINWLQAAAVVLATGGGGQVFAHTTNPTVSTGDGVALAWRSGAILRDLEFVQFHPTALSKPGAPRFLISEAVRGEGAHLIDSAGKRFAFDYHPDGELAPRDVVSRAIFTHLQKTNETNVYLDLRPIPVERIRYRFPNIIRVCQKWGVDLFQEPIPVTPAAHYWMGGIAVDTMNQTSIPGLYAIGETASTGVHGANRLASNSLLECIVYAAQLSKLVIKETIPFPKNELLKVVEEDWQTAFNLVVSIREKLPDLVWQSAGICRTQEMMVKAIALVESWRTQLTSLPLNQYIGQLSSSQKVKLASPDAEYQLRLYTETLNLLDIAYLILKSAIFRTESRGGHYRDDYPDTDANWQVHTIVHQNSWYTASLD, encoded by the coding sequence TTGAAGGACTTTTTTTTTGATGTTGTTGTCATAGGTTCTGGTGCTGCTGGACTTTACGCTGCTTTATGCTTGCCAGAACAATATCGAGTCGCTTTAGTTACTAAAGATGAGCTTAAAACAGGAGCAAGTGACTGGGCGCAGGGAGGGATTGCAGCAGCAATTAATCCTGATGATTCTCCACTATTACATTTAGAAGATACTCTCAAAGCAGGAGCAGGTTTGTGCGATCGCACTGCGGTTCAATTTTTGGTAGAAAATGCTGCTAGTTCGATTCAATCTCTAGTGGCAATGGGAGTGACTTTTGATCGTCATAACGAGCGTTTGGCAATGACTCTGGAAGCTGCTCATTCTCGTCCTCGGGTACTTCATGCTGCTGATACGACAGGAAGAGCGATCGTTAGTACTTTAACTCAACAAGTTTTACAAAGACCTAATATTGAAGTTTTTTCTCAAGCTTTTGCCCTCAGTTTATGGCTCAATCCCAATACTGGTAATTGTCAGGGAATTAGTCTACTTCATCAAGGAGAAATTAATTGGTTACAAGCAGCAGCGGTAGTTCTTGCTACTGGTGGAGGGGGTCAAGTTTTTGCTCATACAACTAATCCTACAGTTAGTACAGGAGATGGAGTTGCTTTAGCTTGGCGCAGTGGTGCAATTCTACGAGATTTGGAGTTTGTGCAATTTCATCCTACTGCTTTAAGTAAACCAGGCGCACCGCGTTTTTTAATTAGTGAGGCAGTGAGAGGAGAAGGCGCACATTTGATCGATTCGGCAGGAAAACGATTTGCTTTTGATTATCATCCTGACGGGGAATTAGCACCTAGGGATGTAGTTAGTAGGGCAATTTTTACTCACTTGCAAAAGACTAATGAAACTAATGTTTATTTGGATTTAAGACCAATTCCCGTCGAAAGAATTCGCTATCGTTTTCCTAATATTATCCGTGTTTGTCAAAAATGGGGAGTAGATTTGTTTCAAGAACCAATTCCCGTAACACCTGCTGCTCATTATTGGATGGGAGGTATTGCCGTAGATACGATGAATCAGACTTCTATCCCTGGTTTATATGCGATCGGAGAAACGGCTAGTACAGGGGTACACGGCGCAAATCGTTTGGCTAGTAATTCGTTACTAGAATGTATTGTTTACGCAGCCCAATTGTCAAAACTAGTGATTAAAGAAACTATACCCTTTCCAAAAAATGAATTACTCAAAGTTGTTGAAGAAGATTGGCAAACAGCATTTAACTTAGTAGTTTCGATCAGAGAAAAATTACCTGATTTAGTCTGGCAAAGTGCAGGAATCTGTCGGACACAGGAGATGATGGTAAAGGCGATCGCTCTAGTGGAATCATGGCGGACTCAATTAACTTCTCTTCCTCTTAATCAATACATTGGTCAATTATCTTCTTCTCAAAAAGTGAAATTGGCTTCTCCTGATGCCGAATATCAATTGCGTCTGTATACTGAAACCTTAAATTTGCTTGATATCGCTTATTTAATCTTGAAAAGTGCTATATTTCGTACTGAAAGCCGAGGTGGACATTATCGTGATGACTATCCTGATACTGACGCTAATTGGCAGGTACATACAATAGTGCATCAAAATAGTTGGTACACTGCTTCACTCGATTAA
- the psbU gene encoding photosystem II 12 kDa extrinsic protein — translation MKRLIGILATLCVLVTSWGVTGVAQAQALNLSSFNLQSSSILAVRRNVADDKLSEIQGKLDLNNSDVRDFRGLRGFYPTLASKIIKNAPYEKVEDVLSIPGLSESQKERLQANLDNFVVTETAAAFNEGDDRFNPGVY, via the coding sequence ATGAAGAGATTGATAGGCATTTTAGCTACTTTGTGTGTATTAGTAACTTCTTGGGGCGTAACAGGAGTCGCTCAAGCTCAGGCTCTAAATTTAAGCTCTTTTAACTTGCAATCATCGTCTATTTTGGCAGTTCGTCGCAATGTGGCTGACGACAAACTAAGCGAAATTCAAGGAAAATTAGACTTAAATAACAGTGATGTTCGAGATTTTCGAGGACTACGTGGATTTTATCCTACTTTAGCTTCTAAAATTATTAAAAACGCCCCTTATGAAAAGGTAGAAGATGTTTTATCAATTCCTGGTTTAAGCGAAAGCCAAAAAGAAAGACTACAAGCTAATTTAGATAACTTTGTGGTTACTGAAACTGCTGCTGCTTTCAATGAAGGAGATGACCGTTTTAATCCTGGAGTTTACTAA
- a CDS encoding histidine kinase, with amino-acid sequence MNEIDDLKKELKQTQLAYQMAAQMSQFKAGFLARTSHELRSPLSSLIGLHQLILSDLCDSPEEQKEFISQAYQSALKLMKLIDEIISVAKTEYGTNQLHLESLQLTEVLEVVYNLTHLQAANRNLHLEIKPEESSCYILADRARLIQAIVNLIDSGISLMSEGKITVVSNFAPQFNEIKIEIRFDCPAQLWQKNNEINPTINQLSRDEIKKLIQEINLSPGMRLLLSQTLVETMNGRLEFFSLSPEITQINLICQTVS; translated from the coding sequence ATGAATGAAATTGACGACTTAAAAAAAGAACTCAAACAAACTCAGCTAGCTTATCAAATGGCAGCACAAATGAGTCAATTTAAAGCTGGTTTTTTAGCTCGGACTTCTCATGAATTACGTTCTCCTTTGAGTAGTTTAATCGGTCTTCATCAATTAATTTTGTCTGATTTGTGTGACAGTCCAGAGGAGCAAAAAGAATTTATTTCACAAGCCTATCAATCTGCTTTAAAACTAATGAAATTGATTGATGAAATTATTAGTGTTGCCAAAACAGAATACGGCACTAATCAACTTCATCTTGAGTCTCTTCAATTAACAGAAGTTTTAGAAGTTGTTTATAATTTGACCCATTTACAAGCTGCTAATCGTAATCTGCACTTAGAAATTAAACCTGAAGAATCTTCTTGTTATATACTTGCCGATCGCGCTCGTTTGATTCAAGCAATTGTTAATTTAATTGATAGTGGGATTTCTTTGATGAGTGAAGGAAAAATTACTGTTGTTAGTAATTTTGCTCCTCAATTTAACGAAATCAAAATTGAAATAAGGTTTGATTGCCCTGCTCAACTTTGGCAAAAAAACAATGAAATAAATCCTACAATTAACCAATTGAGTAGAGATGAAATTAAAAAATTAATCCAAGAAATTAATCTATCACCAGGAATGAGATTACTGTTATCACAAACCTTAGTTGAAACTATGAATGGGCGTTTAGAGTTTTTTAGTTTGTCTCCAGAAATCACTCAAATAAATTTAATTTGTCAAACAGTTTCTTAA
- a CDS encoding cobalamin 5'-phosphate synthase, which produces MNFIWLSVGQLIRSLGSALVFYTTIPLPTSWTGEWQRLARWTPLIGMGIGGCLGLLDWGLDQLSFPNLTRSALIITAWIALTGGLHLDGAIDTADGLAVMDAQKRLEVMKDSVTGAFGVMAAVIVLGLKTTALSDLNHYRWLALMLAAGWGRWGQVIAIALYPYLRETGKGAFHKENIRLPQDVLLGLVLLLGMSGIWWWLAPEQWLSIVTAVIGSSAIALGTGYWFARQLGGHTGDTYGAVVEWSEALILCLLTGI; this is translated from the coding sequence ATGAATTTTATTTGGCTTTCAGTCGGACAACTAATTCGTTCGTTAGGAAGTGCGTTAGTTTTTTATACAACTATTCCTTTACCAACTAGCTGGACAGGAGAATGGCAACGTTTGGCTCGTTGGACACCATTAATTGGTATGGGAATTGGTGGCTGTTTAGGTTTATTGGATTGGGGATTGGATCAATTAAGTTTTCCTAATTTAACGCGAAGTGCGCTAATTATAACAGCTTGGATTGCTCTTACTGGAGGATTACATTTAGATGGCGCAATCGATACTGCTGATGGTTTGGCAGTAATGGATGCTCAAAAACGCCTAGAAGTTATGAAAGATAGTGTTACTGGAGCGTTTGGAGTGATGGCAGCCGTAATTGTATTAGGTTTAAAAACCACAGCTTTGAGCGATCTTAATCATTATCGTTGGTTAGCTCTCATGCTGGCTGCTGGTTGGGGAAGATGGGGGCAAGTGATTGCGATCGCTCTTTATCCTTATCTGAGAGAAACAGGAAAAGGTGCATTTCATAAAGAAAACATTCGCCTACCTCAAGACGTGTTATTAGGATTAGTTTTATTATTAGGAATGAGTGGAATCTGGTGGTGGCTAGCACCTGAACAATGGTTAAGTATTGTAACTGCTGTAATTGGTAGTAGCGCGATCGCACTTGGAACGGGATATTGGTTCGCTCGGCAATTGGGAGGGCATACCGGCGATACTTACGGTGCTGTAGTCGAATGGAGTGAAGCTTTGATTCTTTGTTTATTGACAGGAATTTAA
- a CDS encoding queuine tRNA-ribosyltransferase, which translates to MGFSFECQASCSHTQARVGLFHTPHGVVETPRFMPVGTLATVKGITPRQLKDAQAQMILANTYHLHLQPGENIVAQAGGLHRFMAWDRPILTDSGGFQVFSLSQLRKITEAGVVFRSPRDGSIIELTPEKSIQIQNALGADVIMAFDECPPGNASKSEIETSTERTYRWLERCIQAHQRPQEQALFGIVQGGVHLDLRAKSASQLVALDLPGYAIGGVSVGEAPELINATVRHTTPLLPKEKPRYLMGVGTYREMVNAIAFGVDLFDCVIPTRFGRHGTALVNGTRINIKNAQYREDFTPLDSTCPCYACQNFSRAYLNHLVRSREMLGYILLSLHNVNELIRFTQRIRDAIKSDRFVAEFSNWLDDC; encoded by the coding sequence GTGGGATTTTCTTTTGAATGTCAAGCATCCTGTAGTCATACCCAAGCTAGGGTAGGACTTTTTCATACACCCCATGGTGTGGTAGAAACACCCCGATTTATGCCTGTAGGCACTTTAGCTACAGTTAAAGGGATAACCCCCAGACAGCTAAAAGATGCACAAGCACAAATGATTCTGGCGAACACCTATCATCTTCATCTTCAGCCAGGAGAAAATATTGTGGCACAAGCGGGGGGATTGCATCGCTTTATGGCATGGGATCGTCCGATCTTGACTGATTCGGGTGGCTTTCAAGTGTTTAGTTTAAGTCAATTACGTAAAATTACTGAAGCTGGAGTCGTCTTTCGTTCCCCTAGAGACGGTAGTATTATTGAATTAACTCCAGAAAAATCGATTCAGATTCAAAATGCTCTGGGCGCAGATGTGATTATGGCATTTGATGAGTGTCCGCCTGGGAATGCTTCTAAATCAGAAATTGAGACTTCTACAGAAAGAACTTATCGTTGGTTAGAAAGATGTATTCAGGCTCATCAACGTCCTCAAGAACAAGCTTTATTTGGGATTGTTCAAGGAGGAGTACATTTGGATTTGCGAGCGAAATCAGCGAGTCAATTAGTTGCTCTAGATTTACCTGGTTATGCAATTGGTGGTGTCAGTGTCGGGGAAGCACCAGAATTAATTAATGCTACAGTAAGACATACTACACCTTTGTTACCCAAAGAAAAACCCCGTTATTTGATGGGAGTTGGTACTTACCGTGAAATGGTCAATGCGATCGCATTTGGAGTAGATTTGTTTGATTGTGTAATCCCGACTCGTTTTGGTCGTCATGGCACTGCTTTAGTTAATGGCACTAGGATTAATATTAAGAATGCTCAATATCGAGAAGATTTTACCCCTCTCGATTCGACTTGTCCTTGTTACGCCTGTCAAAATTTCAGCCGTGCTTATCTTAATCATTTAGTGCGATCGCGAGAGATGTTAGGTTACATTTTGTTATCTCTGCACAATGTTAACGAATTAATTCGTTTTACTCAAAGAATTAGAGATGCAATTAAAAGCGATCGTTTTGTGGCAGAGTTTTCTAATTGGTTAGATGATTGTTAA
- a CDS encoding Cyclic nucleotide-binding domain protein has product MGKRRLHLTNHNTMEIQSCSQFFPLFDRASPHTLAWLNKIATTETYQPNETILTVDNWGQAVYLIASGWVKLQQIVLDKKTVRLIMGQGDFFGASAILDPSSLKTEVIALTKVELFKISTQRFIQILFQDNQLQHRLLQLLAKRLRILDIQCQLHYQPAAVRLINILVVLAENYGQSTEKGTKIFYPAEVDLADLTHIDVDEINKIIDNLQNNGWIEIDLANRTLFLINLKQLTNLAGKF; this is encoded by the coding sequence ATGGGCAAACGTCGTTTGCACCTAACAAATCACAACACTATGGAAATTCAAAGTTGTAGTCAATTTTTTCCTTTATTTGATCGCGCTAGTCCCCATACTTTGGCTTGGTTAAATAAGATTGCGACCACAGAAACTTACCAACCTAATGAAACAATTTTAACTGTTGATAATTGGGGTCAAGCTGTTTATTTGATTGCTTCTGGTTGGGTGAAATTACAACAAATAGTTTTGGATAAAAAAACCGTACGTCTGATTATGGGACAAGGGGATTTTTTTGGTGCAAGTGCAATTCTCGATCCTTCTTCTCTTAAAACTGAAGTTATCGCTTTAACCAAAGTTGAATTATTTAAAATTTCTACACAAAGATTTATTCAAATTTTATTTCAAGATAATCAATTACAACATCGTTTGTTACAGTTGCTAGCTAAACGACTTAGAATCTTAGATATTCAATGCCAATTGCATTATCAACCTGCTGCGGTGAGATTAATTAATATTTTAGTTGTTTTAGCTGAAAATTATGGTCAATCAACCGAAAAAGGTACAAAAATTTTTTATCCTGCGGAAGTTGATTTAGCCGATTTGACTCATATTGATGTTGATGAAATTAACAAGATTATAGACAATTTACAAAATAACGGTTGGATTGAAATTGATTTGGCTAATCGTACTTTATTTTTAATCAATCTCAAACAACTGACTAATCTAGCAGGAAAATTTTAA
- a CDS encoding peptidase M61 domain protein, which produces MTQATPIQVNNLQNNRTTIAYQVAMPQPASHLFEVQLEVGNWQAAVLNLKMPVWTPGSYLVREYARHVQDFIAEDSSRNQALSNQKVSKNHWQIKTEGCSEIRIKYRVFAHELSVRTNHLDDSHGYFNGAALFLFIPGLEQQPVKVKIIPPKTDWQVTTTLAEVLGTENTFEAQDFDTLVDSPFEIGQHQIYNFEVLGKPHQLAIWGQGNANPNKIIEDTKKIITTQAKIYQGLPYESYLFLLHLSSSGYGGLEHKNSCSLNYPRFGFRALEQYNRFMQLVAHEFFHLWNVKRIRPQALEKFDYEQENYTTSLWFSEGTTSYYDILIPLRAGIYNRKTCLENLSKDLTRYLTIPGRNVQPLAESSFDAWIKLYRRDSNSDNNQISYYLKGELVSLLLDLLIRAKHNNSRSLDDVMRLLWEKFGKQEIGFTEAQLQQAIASVAQQDLTDFFDKYLYTTAELPFAEYLEPFGLYIKPIEEEEPVPFLGIRVQSENSKEVIKFVEANSPAATVGIDADNELLAIDGIRVTSQSLNERLKDYQVGDIIQVTVFDQDELKTLSLTLAQPQPTRYEIVRMENISEVQQQNLSGWLGN; this is translated from the coding sequence ATGACTCAAGCTACTCCTATTCAAGTTAACAATCTGCAAAACAATAGAACAACAATTGCTTATCAAGTTGCGATGCCCCAACCTGCATCTCATTTATTTGAAGTGCAGTTAGAAGTTGGAAATTGGCAAGCAGCGGTATTAAATTTAAAAATGCCAGTGTGGACTCCTGGTTCTTATTTAGTTCGGGAATATGCCAGACACGTACAAGATTTTATAGCTGAAGATAGTAGTCGTAATCAAGCTTTAAGTAATCAAAAAGTAAGTAAAAATCATTGGCAGATTAAGACAGAAGGTTGTTCAGAAATTAGAATTAAATATCGAGTTTTTGCTCATGAACTTTCAGTTAGAACTAATCATTTAGATGATAGTCATGGTTATTTTAATGGTGCAGCTTTATTCTTGTTTATTCCAGGCTTAGAACAACAACCAGTTAAAGTTAAAATTATTCCTCCAAAAACTGATTGGCAAGTAACTACAACTTTAGCTGAAGTTTTAGGAACAGAGAATACCTTTGAAGCTCAAGATTTTGATACTTTAGTTGATAGTCCTTTTGAAATTGGTCAACATCAAATTTATAATTTTGAAGTTCTCGGTAAACCTCATCAATTAGCTATTTGGGGTCAAGGTAATGCTAACCCAAATAAGATTATTGAAGATACCAAAAAAATCATTACTACTCAAGCAAAAATTTATCAGGGATTACCTTACGAAAGCTATCTATTTTTATTGCATTTATCAAGTAGTGGTTATGGTGGTTTAGAACATAAAAATTCTTGTTCTTTAAATTATCCCCGTTTTGGTTTTCGTGCTTTAGAACAATACAACCGCTTTATGCAATTAGTTGCTCATGAATTTTTTCATTTATGGAATGTTAAAAGAATTCGCCCTCAAGCTTTAGAAAAATTTGACTACGAACAAGAAAATTACACCACTTCTTTATGGTTTTCAGAAGGAACAACTAGCTATTATGATATTTTAATTCCTCTCCGTGCTGGTATTTATAATCGTAAAACCTGTTTAGAAAATCTCAGTAAAGATTTGACTCGTTATTTAACTATTCCTGGTAGAAATGTCCAGCCTTTAGCCGAATCAAGTTTTGATGCGTGGATTAAACTTTATCGTCGAGATAGTAATAGTGATAATAATCAAATATCTTATTATTTAAAAGGAGAATTAGTTTCTTTACTTTTAGATTTATTGATTCGTGCCAAACATAATAATTCCCGTTCCTTAGACGATGTGATGCGTTTGCTTTGGGAAAAATTTGGCAAACAAGAAATTGGTTTTACAGAAGCACAATTACAACAGGCGATCGCGTCAGTTGCCCAACAAGATTTGACTGACTTTTTTGATAAATATCTTTATACAACTGCTGAGTTACCTTTTGCAGAATATCTTGAACCTTTTGGCTTATATATTAAACCAATTGAAGAAGAAGAACCCGTTCCTTTTTTAGGTATAAGAGTCCAATCAGAAAATAGTAAAGAAGTGATTAAGTTTGTTGAAGCCAATTCACCAGCAGCAACCGTAGGAATTGATGCCGATAATGAACTACTTGCGATCGATGGCATTAGAGTAACTTCTCAATCCTTAAACGAACGTCTCAAAGACTACCAAGTTGGTGATATCATTCAAGTCACTGTCTTCGATCAAGACGAACTCAAAACATTATCCCTTACTCTAGCCCAACCACAACCAACTCGTTATGAAATTGTGCGGATGGAAAATATTTCTGAAGTACAACAACAAAATTTATCGGGATGGTTAGGTAACTAA